One Peribacillus simplex NBRC 15720 = DSM 1321 genomic region harbors:
- a CDS encoding FadR/GntR family transcriptional regulator codes for MAGRTSSSKIYLDVVESLRSMIEADSLLPGDKIPSERELSDRFNVGRSSVREALRALELLGLIETRRGEGTFIRDFQEHKLVELLGTFFLQDKKVQEDLSETKRLIEIDCLRIVAFFATAEDIKRLMAWVKADEFHDDDFFLRIAILNRNRLLERIWRIVNSYARTSEMVQGNVKKEDYLALLTYLLERDEEKAIETYLIRIRNMSKDE; via the coding sequence TTGGCAGGTCGTACTTCTTCATCCAAAATTTATCTCGATGTCGTTGAGAGCCTACGTAGCATGATTGAAGCGGACAGCCTCCTGCCGGGAGATAAAATCCCATCAGAACGGGAGTTATCGGATCGTTTTAATGTTGGCCGTTCCTCTGTCCGTGAAGCATTGCGTGCCTTAGAGCTATTAGGATTAATAGAAACAAGGCGTGGTGAAGGGACGTTTATCAGGGATTTCCAGGAGCATAAGCTAGTCGAGCTTCTGGGAACCTTTTTTTTGCAAGATAAAAAAGTACAAGAAGATTTGTCTGAGACGAAAAGGCTGATTGAAATTGACTGTTTGCGGATCGTTGCCTTTTTCGCTACGGCTGAAGATATCAAAAGATTAATGGCCTGGGTCAAAGCGGATGAGTTTCATGATGATGATTTCTTCTTAAGAATTGCCATTTTGAATCGCAATCGTTTGCTGGAAAGAATTTGGCGCATTGTCAACAGCTATGCTAGAACATCAGAGATGGTACAGGGTAATGTGAAAAAAGAAGATTATCTGGCACTTCTTACATATTTGCTCGAACGTGATGAAGAAAAAGCCATCGAAACGTATCTTATTAGAATTAGAAATATGTCGAAGGACGAGTGA
- the accD gene encoding acetyl-CoA carboxylase, carboxyltransferase subunit beta: MLKELFAKSKKKYATVPLDREKQDVPEGIMTKCTGCKKIMYTKELVKNKKVCLHCGYHHPMSSHERIEFLFDAGSFNEFDKEMISVNPLEFPDYLDKLEKDKKKAKINEAVVTGVGSINGYQVSSAIMDSNFRMGSMGSVVGEKITRAIERAAELKIPFIIFTASGGARMQEGVLSLMQMAKTSAALKMFSNEGGLIISMMTHPTTGGVSASFASLGDINLAEPGALIGFAGRRIIEQTIHEELPEDFQTAEFLMKHGQLDAVVKRTEMKETLTTILKIHAPGGEWL, translated from the coding sequence TTGCTTAAAGAGCTATTTGCGAAGTCTAAGAAGAAATATGCAACGGTTCCTTTAGATCGGGAGAAACAAGATGTACCAGAAGGAATCATGACAAAGTGCACCGGCTGTAAAAAAATCATGTATACAAAAGAATTGGTGAAAAACAAGAAAGTCTGTCTGCATTGCGGGTACCACCATCCGATGTCTTCTCATGAGCGCATCGAATTTTTATTCGACGCGGGCAGTTTTAATGAATTTGATAAAGAAATGATTTCAGTTAACCCGCTTGAATTTCCGGATTACTTGGATAAATTGGAAAAAGACAAAAAGAAAGCCAAGATTAATGAGGCTGTTGTCACAGGAGTGGGAAGCATTAATGGGTACCAAGTTTCATCAGCCATCATGGATTCGAATTTCCGGATGGGAAGCATGGGATCCGTTGTTGGGGAAAAAATTACCCGTGCTATTGAACGTGCAGCTGAATTGAAGATTCCGTTCATCATATTTACGGCATCAGGCGGCGCTCGGATGCAGGAGGGTGTTTTAAGCTTGATGCAGATGGCAAAGACAAGTGCAGCACTCAAGATGTTCAGCAATGAAGGCGGACTGATCATTTCAATGATGACCCATCCTACCACAGGTGGGGTTTCGGCAAGTTTCGCGTCACTTGGCGATATTAATCTAGCCGAACCTGGAGCCCTAATTGGTTTTGCGGGCCGAAGAATCATTGAACAGACGATCCATGAAGAGCTTCCTGAAGATTTCCAAACCGCTGAATTCTTGATGAAGCACGGCCAATTGGATGCGGTCGTCAAACGTACGGAAATGAAGGAAACATTGACGACGATCCTTAAAATCCATGCCCCGGGCGGTGAATGGTTATGA
- a CDS encoding NAD(P)-dependent malic enzyme: MTLREEALHMHRLNQGKLETVSKVPVRNAVDLSLAYSPGVAEPCKDIYDKPETVYDYTMKGNTVAVISDGTAVLGLGNIGPEAAMPVMEGKAVLFKSFAGVDAFPICLKTTDVDKIVETVKLLEPTFGGVNLEDIAAPNCFEIEERLKKEMNIPVFHDDQHGTAIVTVAGLVNALRLVNKSMSEIKVVANGAGAAGIAIIKLLYSYGVRDIIMCDTKGAIYEGRSTGMNDTKEQVAKVTNRNKVSGPLETVIQNADVFIGVSAAGALTKEMVSSMNRDAIIFAMANPDPEIMPEEAKAAGAKVVGTGRSDFPNQVNNVLAFPGIFRGALDVRATHINEKMKVAAVQAIAGLIQEHELNEDYVIPAPFDERVAPAVAAAVAKAAMETGVARINVDPEEIKEKTRKLAIIGKSEE; this comes from the coding sequence TCGAAAGTACCGGTAAGGAATGCAGTAGATTTAAGCCTGGCTTATTCTCCTGGTGTCGCAGAACCGTGTAAAGATATTTACGATAAGCCGGAAACCGTTTATGACTATACAATGAAGGGGAATACTGTTGCCGTTATTTCTGATGGAACGGCTGTGTTGGGACTTGGAAACATCGGTCCGGAAGCTGCTATGCCGGTTATGGAAGGAAAAGCCGTTTTATTTAAAAGCTTCGCTGGAGTGGACGCTTTCCCAATCTGTTTAAAAACGACGGATGTGGACAAAATTGTAGAGACCGTTAAATTACTCGAACCGACTTTCGGTGGAGTGAACTTAGAGGACATAGCTGCACCAAATTGTTTTGAAATTGAAGAACGCCTCAAGAAAGAAATGAATATCCCTGTTTTTCATGATGATCAGCACGGTACAGCCATTGTTACTGTTGCCGGTCTTGTAAACGCGTTACGACTTGTGAATAAATCAATGTCGGAAATTAAAGTGGTAGCGAATGGAGCAGGCGCTGCGGGCATTGCCATCATTAAATTGCTTTATAGCTATGGAGTTCGTGACATTATCATGTGTGATACGAAGGGTGCCATTTATGAGGGCCGTTCGACAGGTATGAATGATACAAAAGAACAAGTGGCGAAAGTGACCAATCGAAATAAGGTTTCAGGACCTTTGGAAACTGTCATTCAAAACGCTGATGTATTTATAGGAGTTTCTGCCGCAGGTGCATTGACAAAAGAAATGGTTTCTTCGATGAATCGGGATGCGATCATTTTTGCGATGGCTAATCCAGATCCGGAAATCATGCCGGAAGAAGCGAAAGCAGCGGGTGCCAAGGTTGTTGGAACAGGCCGTTCGGACTTCCCGAATCAGGTCAATAACGTCCTTGCTTTCCCAGGGATTTTCCGTGGGGCATTAGATGTACGTGCGACTCATATCAATGAAAAAATGAAGGTTGCTGCAGTACAAGCCATTGCCGGTTTAATACAGGAACATGAGTTAAACGAAGACTACGTTATCCCTGCTCCATTTGATGAGAGGGTAGCACCTGCCGTTGCGGCTGCTGTTGCCAAGGCAGCGATGGAAACGGGAGTGGCTAGAATTAATGTGGATCCCGAGGAAATTAAAGAAAAAACAAGGAAATTAGCGATCATTGGAAAAAGTGAGGAATAA